The genomic segment GTTCACGCGCATCGTCCTCCTTGTCGTAGACAATACAAAAACTTACGGTACTTATTCACTATACACCTAATTCGACGCAGCGAGGCAACAGGCTTTGATGGCGTGTGCGCAAGAGACGTTCATAGATCACCGACCTGCCGAGCGAACTCTGGCGCGCGGGTGGGTCGACATATACTCCTCGCGAATATGACGCCTGTTCACGTGGGTATAAACCTGCGTAGTCGCTATATCGGCATGGCCGAGAAGCTCCTGAAGAACCCTCAGATCTGCACCGCCTTCCAGCATGTGGGTGGCGTAGGAGTGCCGAAGAACGTGGGGATGCAGGGTCAGGCCGACACGACGGCCGTACTTTCGGACTATGCCGAAAACGGCCTGCCTGGAGATTCTTCCTCCTCGGCAGTTCAGAAAAACAGCGGCAGGCTCGATCCCGCCGCGACGACCCTTCCCGCGAAGAAAGAGTCGCCCGGAAGCGAGGTACTCCTCCAGCGCCCGCAGCGCAGCTCCGGCGACAGGGACATCGCGCTCCTTGGAGTTTTTGCCGAACACGCGGATGAAGCCCTCCTGCAGGTCCAGTGAGGTCATGTCAAGGCCGATAAGCTCGCTTACCCGCATCCCACACCCGTACAGAACCTCGAGGATCGCCCGATCCCTGTGCCCCGCAAACGTAGGCTCAAAGGGCTGAGAGAGCAGCGCTTCGGCCTGATCCGCCGAGATAACCTCGGGAAGCCGCTGGCTCACCTTCGGCAGCGGAACGTCGGATGTCGGGTGATTAGCGGTTACCTCTTCTCGCACCAGGAACTTGTGGAAGCTCTTCACCGATGCCAGCTTTCGCTCTGTCGAGCTGTGCGCCAGCCCATCGTGGTAAAGCTTTGAGATGAACGCCCGCACATCATCTGAGGTTATGTGATCGACGCTTGACACCCCACGATCGCCGAGAAGATCGAGGTAGCTGCCGATGTCACGGCGATATGCGTCCACGGTGTGAGCCGAGGCTCCCCGCTCGACAGTCATATGGGCGATAAAATCATCGAGATGCTGTCGCACTTCCGATCATCTCCGA from the Actinomycetota bacterium genome contains:
- a CDS encoding tyrosine recombinase XerC: MTVERGASAHTVDAYRRDIGSYLDLLGDRGVSSVDHITSDDVRAFISKLYHDGLAHSSTERKLASVKSFHKFLVREEVTANHPTSDVPLPKVSQRLPEVISADQAEALLSQPFEPTFAGHRDRAILEVLYGCGMRVSELIGLDMTSLDLQEGFIRVFGKNSKERDVPVAGAALRALEEYLASGRLFLRGKGRRGGIEPAAVFLNCRGGRISRQAVFGIVRKYGRRVGLTLHPHVLRHSYATHMLEGGADLRVLQELLGHADIATTQVYTHVNRRHIREEYMSTHPRARVRSAGR